In the genome of Arthrobacter alpinus, the window TACCCATGAAATGCCCGTAGTCAACAACGGCAGCCTCCACGGCTGCCGCTTCCGCAGGACTCAGGCTACGCAATGGTGCAATCTGGATCACCGCCGTCGCGGCCGTGATGACATGCCTCCAGGTTGCCGCCAACAGTGAGTCAATGAGAACCGAGTGGTACAACGCGGCCGCGGGTTTCTGCCGCTGGGCCGAAGGGGTGAACAGCAGATACTTGGATTCAAAGTAAGACATCACGTATTCGTCGTAGCCCTGGATGAGATCCACGCGCGGACGGGACGGCGCCAAGGAAGGTGTCAAGCCAGGCTCCCACCAGAGCTGCAGCCCGTCGACGGTCACCTGTTCGAAGCGTCCCGGGGAATCCTCCACGGCGGAGGCCACGCCGCGGCGCACGTCAGCCATGGGCAGGCCGCTCCACACGGCAAAGTCCTTGATGGATACAGGGCCCCGGGTGGCGAGGAAGCGTTCGGCCAGGAGCTTGAGCGTGGAGGCCCTGTCCGGATTCGGGCCGGCAGGCACCCGCTCGTCAAACAGGGCATAGCTGCGTTGCTTGCCCATCGAGGTGCCGCTGATGACCAGCTGTTCCAATTCGGCGTGCATCATGGCGTACGTCAGCCGCAATCCGGAGGCCTCAACTCCTGCCGCGGCCAAGGCTGCCTGCAATTGAACGCGGGTCCGATGCCTGCCACCTGCCAACTCCGCGGAAAGGACCTGATGCACGCGTGCAAGTGTCACGGCATCCAGTCCGGCTTTGCGGTAGTACAGCTCATTGCCACGATGTATGTGCGGCGACGTCAGGGCCAACAGCCAGCGGGCGTCCGCGGGTGCCACAAAGTGCCAGGTGGGCCGCAGGACGTGCGTTCGCAGAATCTCGCCCCGGTCGACGGCGGAGGCCAGATCCGCCGCTGAGTTGCCGGCTGCTCCAGGCACCGCATGTTGCTGCGCCCCGTCCTCCAGCGCCGCATATTGCGGAACCCGGCGTTGCGCCGTCGCCCACAGTGCATAGGCATACTCCTGCGCTTGCATGGCAACAAAGCGCTCCACCACGGTGCCAGCGCTCGCAGCCAAGGGGGACCAGAGCCCGTGCCGGTGCATGCGCACGGCCAAGGCGTCCTCAACGCTCAGGGTAGTTGGCATGACGTTAGCCTAGTGTGCCAGCCCTACGCGGGAAACAGGGGTGGCAACGGCGGAGTGCCTCGCAGATCCCTATCGATCCAGCTGCGGTTCGGGTCGAAGCTTCTTGAGCCAGTATTCCGTTTGGGCAATGTGGGCAGCGGTGGCCGTGGCGGCGGAGGCAGGGTCCCTGTTCCTGATGGCCTCGAGGATATCGCGGTGCCCCTTGTTGCTGGCCTCTCGAACCGAAGCACCGTCTGTGCTGTCGAAGACGTTGAAATGGCGGCCGCGCGAACGGAATAAGCGCATCAAACCCGTCAGCGTGAGATTCCCACCGGCTTCGCAGATGGCCTCGTGGAAGCGGGCATCCAAATCTGAGATATCTCCCGAGTTGTCAGTTGCCTCCATTTTTTCCACGAGATCGTCCAACTCTGCCATTAGCTCGGGAGTGGTCTTGGCCGCGGCGCCGGCGGCGGCATGCGACTCCAAGGCGCGCCGTATTTCAAAGAGCTCAAGGACGCTGTCAAAGGGAAAGAGGTCCACCAGAAGCGCGAAACCCTTGAGAATTTCAGCCGGCTCCAGGGAAGAGACATACGTTCCGGAACCGTGCCTAGCCTCCATGACACCCAGGGCCGACATGGCCCGAATGGCCTCGCGCAACGAGCTGCGGGAGACGCCAAGCTGGGTGGCGAGTTCGCCTTCAGGCGGGCACTTTTGTCCCGGCGCCAATTCGCCCGAGGCGATCTTGGTCCGTAAGCCTTGCATAGCGGTTTCCACTGCGCTCATTGGCACTCCTCATTCACGGTCCGCTATTTCACGGAGCCCTCTCAGCAAGACCTCACTTTATGAATTCATCATATGTGTTTCCAAAGTCCTCAGACCTCTTGATGAAATTGTCCCGTAACAACGCAGAAACATCCATAGGTTTTACTAAGTCATCTGATGAATTTTATGATTCAGCTATTGTCTTCGCTCAAGATGTGAGATAGCTTACTGTTCATTCACCACCTGGCGACAACAGAAAGAAAGCCGTGGCCACTACACTCATCACCGCCCCAGCTGCCATGCTGACCCCCACGGGACAGCCGGCACTCTCAGACTGGTCCCTGACAGGGGACAAGATTCACCTCAACCACGGTTCCTATGGCGCGGTGCCCCGTGCCGCACAAGAACACCAGCTGGCCTTGAAGGCACGCATGGATGCGAACCCCTGCACCTGGTTCATGGGACAGGCCGCTGCTCTTGCCGGTACCCGGGCCGAAGTTGCGGACTACCTCCGGGTGGACGCCGACGATCTTGCCCTGGTTCCCAATGCCAGCGCCGGCGTCAGCGTTGTCTACAATTCCTTGACCTTTCCCAACGGCGCCCAAATCGTCACAACAGACCATACCTACGGGGCCGTCTTGGAAGGTGCGCACCGGGTGGCGCGCGAATGCAACGGCGAGGTGCGCATCGCCGTCGTACCTCTGGATGCCGACGCGGCCCTGAGCTGCGAGCTGGTCATGGAGCAGGTTACCGAGCGCACCGCGTTGATCGTGATCGATCAAATTACCTCGGCGACGGCCCGCAGTTTCCCGGTGACCGAGATTGCCCGCGCGGCCAAGGAGCTGGGCATTCCGGTGTTGGTTGATGGCGCGCATGCACCCGGTGCCTTGGCCGACCCGGTGCCGGATTTTGAGGGCTTCTGGGTAGGGAACCTGCACAAGTTCGCCTGTGCCCCGCGTGGAACGGCCGCCGTCGTGGCCCGTGGGCCGCTGCGTGAACAACTCCATCCCTTGATCGATTCCTGGGGGTTTCCGCATGCGTTCCCCGAGAGCTTTGACCATGTGGGGACTCAGGACATCACCTCGTGGATGGCCGCCAAGACCTCCTTTGACACGATCGAGAACCGGTACGGCTGGGACGCAGTTCGCAGCTACTCCAGCGCGCTGGCCGATTACGGTCAGGCAACTATCCAGGACGCCTTTGCCGCGGTAACGGGGGAGGACGCCACGGCCGACGTCGGAATGCCGGTCGGGCATCTGCGTCTGGTCCGTCTTCCCCGCGGTTTAGCAGCAACCCACGAGGAATCACACTCCGTACGTGCCTGGATTTCGGACACCCTGAACATCGAAACCGCCATCACCACCTTCGGCGGGGCTGGCTATCTGCGCCTCTCGAGCCACGTTTACAACACTGCCGGCGATTTTGAAGATTTCGCCGAACGGGCCGTACCGGAACTGTTCCGGCTGGCCCACAACCGCTAGACGCTGCTACACACAATGAAAGGTTTCCCATGAAAAAGAAGTTAACAGCCATCACGGCATTGGGCGTTGCCGCCGTTCTTGCGCTATCTGGTTGTGGCGGCGGAGATACGGCCGCCGATGGCAAGGTCACCCTGAAAATGGTGGAGAGCCTGACCAACCCCACCCGGACCGAAACACTCAAAACCCTCTTGGCGGGATTCGAAAAAGAGAATCCCAACATCACGGTTGATCTCATTTCCCCGCCAACAGACTCGGCCGATCAAAAGATCCAGCAGATGCTGCAATCGGGCAAGGGGATCGACGTTGTGGAAGCCCGCGACATCACGGTGGGGTCCTTCGGTGCCAACAAGTGGCTCTATGACATGAGTTCCGACCTGAAGGATTGGGACGGTTGGGAAAACCTGACGGAAAACGCCGTCAATTACTCCAAGCAGGATGGAAAGACTTATTACATCCCGTATGGCTTCTACGGTCTCTCCTTGTTCTACCGCACCGACCTGGTCAAGGACGCCGGCTTCTCCGGACCGCCCGCCAGTTGGCAGGATCTGCTGGAACAGTCCGAGAAACTCAATCAGCCGGATTCCAACAAGTTTGGCTACGCCTTCCGCGGCGGCACCAACGCCAACTCCAACGCCGTCGCCGTGATCGAGGCCTACACAGCAGATCAGATCGACAAGGAGAACGCCTTCAAGCTCAGCAATGGCAAGACCATCTTCTCCGCACCCGAGGCCCAGACCGCCATGGACGATTACCTTGAGCTGTTCAAGAAAGGCTCGCCGCCGTCGTCCGTTGCCTGGGGTTACCCGGAAATGGTCCAGGGCTTCAGCAATGGCTCCACCGCATTCTTGTTGCAGGATCCCGAGGTCATTGCCACTGTCAAGGAGTCCAAGTCCATCAAGGCCGATCAGTGGAGTGTTGCACCGCTGCTGACAGGACCCACAGGCAAGGCCATCCAGCCGGTGGCCACGGCAGGCTGGGGTATTGCCGAGTCCAGCACCGCCAAGCCGGAAGCGGTCAAGCTGATCAAGTACCTGTCCCAAGGCGAGCCTGCCACCCAGTTCAGCAAGGACAACTCGTTGGTCCCGATCCTGAAGTCTGCGGCGAAGGATCCGTACTACAGCACCGGCCCGTGGGCCGCTTACGTCACCATGACCGAGAACCCGGAAACGTACATCTCCGCCGTTCAGCCCCGCGGCGTGGCCTGGTGGACCGAATGGATCAAGAAGTCCGACGGCGAGCTGCAGCGTGTCCTGACCGGCAAGATGACCACCAAGGAATTGCTGGCCAGCTGGGATAGCTACTGGACCGAAAAGATGGCGGGCTAGTCACCAGTGGCACTCAACGCTGAGCAGGACGTGGTGCGCGGGCGCAAGTCCGCCGGCGCACCACCGCACACCGCCTATCCGCGAAAGAAGCGGTTCAATTCCAGGACTGCCATGACCATGCTCGCCTTCATGGCGCCGGCAGCGATCTTCGTGGGCATCTTCATCTACTACCCCATGATTTCGGGCAGCCAGATGGCATTCCGGAATTGGAACCTCAACGACCTCTCGGACACCTCATGGGTTGGCTGGGGCAACTTCATTGCCCTGTTTGAAAACCCGGAGTTTGGCACGATTGTCCGGAATACGGTTGTCTGGGTGGTGGGTTCATTGGTGCCGCAGGTTGTCATTGGCTTTGCGCTGGCGCTGTTCCTGAAGCGCAAGTTTAGGTTCCGTGGCGCCTACCAGGCCTTTGTCTTCTTCCCGTGGGCCGTGTCCGGATTCTTGATTGGCATGCTTTTCCGCTGGATGTTCAACGCCGAATTTGGTGTGGTCAACGATCTGCTCATGAAGGTTGGCCTGATCCAGGGCCCCATCCCGTGGCTGGCCGAACCTGGCTTTGCCATGACGGCCATCATCGTCGCCAATATTTGGTACGGCGTCACGTTCTTCGCCATCATGATCCTGGCCGCGCTGCAATCTGTCTCGGAAGAGATGTATGAGGCTGCCGCGATCGACGGTGCCGGTAAGATCCGTACGTTCTTCAGCATCACCTTGCCAGCCATCTCCGTGACACTCGGGCTGACCATCTTGTTGCGCATCATCTGGATCTTTAACTTCCCGGACGTCATCTGGGCCATGACAGGCGGCGGACCGGCCGATCAGACTCACATCATCACCACCTACATGATCAAAATTACTCAGGAAGGTGACTACGGCCAGGCATCCGCCCTGGGTCTGATCGTCGTCTTCACGCTCATGCTCTTTGCCGCGTTCTACCTGATGGCCGTGCGTCCTCGAAAGGCCAACCGATGATCAACAAAGAATCTGCCATGAGCCGTACAGGAAAATTCATCTTCCTCGGCCTCTGCCTGATCGTGACGATCTTCCCGCTGTACTGGATTGTGGTCACCTCCCTCAAGGCACCCGGCACCATCTATTCACTCCCGCTGGATTACTGGCCCAAGGAAATCTCCTTCGAGAACTACATTGGGCTCTTCACCAAGAGCGACTTTGGCCAATACATGATCAACAGCCTGCTGGTGGCAACCGTCGCGGCAACGGTCGCCACGCTTATCTCCCTGCTCTCGGCCTATGTGCTGGCACGATTCCAATTCTCCGGCCGCGGCTGGGTTTTGGGAGCGTTCCTGCTAACCCAGATGATCCCCGGATTCATCGCGCTGGGTCCGCTGTACATGATGATGACCAAGTTCGATCTGGTCGATTCCAAGACCGGCCTGATCCTCGTGTACATCGCCGTCTGCATCCCGTTCTGCACCATCATGCTGCGCGGCTTCTTTGAGAACGTGCCGGATGCGTTGGAGGAGGCGGCCATGATCGATGGCTGTTCACGCCTCAGCGCGCTCTTCCGGGTATTGGTTCCGGTCATGATGCCCGGTATCGCCGCCAGCTTCATCTTCAACTTCGTCAACTGCTGGAATGAACTGTTCCTGTCCGTGACGCTCATGAATAGTGACGAGAACAAGACCATCCCCACTGCGCTGGCGGGCTTCATCTCCAGCTTCAACATCGACTGGGGCTCCATGTCAGCCGCGGCCGTGCTGACGGTGGTGCCGACCCTGGTGATCTTTGCTTTCGCCAGCAAGTTCATTGTGCAGGGCCTGACGGCGGGAGCCGTGAAGGGCTAACCTTCCCTCCAACGCGGCATCACTTAACGTCGGGTTTTTCCCAACGCTCCAGCAATGTCTGAACTGCTCCCCGAAAGTCGGAACTGAAGATCTCAGTCCAACTTCCGGGGAGCAGTTCACGCTGCAGGAGCGTTCCTCGTTTAAGCCCCACTACCGCAGGAGCGTTGGGGTGGGACGGGACAGGGGCGTCTTAACGCGGGGTGACGATGCCTGTTTCGTAGGCGATCACCACTACCTGTACACGGTCGCGGGCATTCAACTTGGCCAGAATATGCCCTACATGGGTCTTGACGGTTGCTTCGGAAACGAACAATTGACGGGCGATCTCAGGGTTGGAGAGACCGTTGGCAATGAGCACGAAGACCTCATGTTCACGTCCCGTGAGGCTCGCGACCGCCGCTGTGTGGGCGTCGTTGGCCGGGCTCGGCGCGGACAGCATGGGCGCCACGTGGTCCAAGAGCCGTCGGGTCGTGGAGGGCGCAATCACGGCATCGCCGGCGTACACGGTCCTAATGGCGCCCAAAAGTTCCTCGGGCGGAGCATCCTTGAGCAGGAAGCCGCTGGCCCCGGCCTGAATCGCGGCCAGCGCGTATTCATCCAGATCAAAGGTTGTCAGGACCACAATCTTTAGCTCCGCCAGCCACGACCCGGCCGGTGCGGCCTTGGTGCGCTCCATGAGCTTGCGCGTCGTTTCCAGGCCGTCCATGCCGGGCATGCGCACGTCCATGAGAATCACATCGGCCGCGGTGGCTGAAAGTCCCGCCAGCGCCTCGATGCCGTTGCCGGCCTGCAGGACAACGTTGAGATCGGGCTGGGAATTGATCAGCATGCCGAGTCCGGAGCGGACAAGTTGCTGATCGTCCACCAGGGCAACGCGAATGGGGGAGATAGATGTCATAAGGATTAGTTCTCCGAGTAGGGGATGAAAGCCGTGATGCCGAAGCCGCCGCCGGTCAGTGGACCTGATGAAAGGCTGCCATCATAAAGCTTGACGCGTTCGGCCATGCCGCGCAGCCCGTTTCCGCCACCAGTGCCGGACGGTGCAGCGGCGGCCTCCGTGACCGGGGTGGCGGCACCGAGCCTTGCTCGCCCGGATGGCATGGGAACGGCAGGAATCCCTGCCGTCGACAGGCCCGCGGTGGCTCCGCGCCCATCGTCTTGGACGGTCACGGTGAGCCCTCGGGCGTTCCAGCTGAGGTTAACGCTGGCCTGAACATTCGGGCCGGCATGCTTCATGACGTTCGTCAGGCCTTCTTGGACCGCGCGGTAGGCGGTGAGCTCGGCGCCGGGCGGGAGCTGGCGGCGGGCCTCGCCCGTGACGCTGTAATCGATGGGCAGGCCGGCCGCCCGGATGCCGAGCAAGAGCTCATCAAGATCCCTCAGGCCCGGCAGCGGGCGGGTGGAGGCTTCGTCGTCTCCGCGCAGCACACCCAGCAGGCGGCGCATTTCCTGCAGTGAAGTTCGGCCCGTGGCTGCGATCGTGGCGAGGGTTTCGGGCGCAATTTCGGGGCTCTCCACGGCGGCGTACCTTGCGC includes:
- a CDS encoding winged helix DNA-binding domain-containing protein, with product MPTTLSVEDALAVRMHRHGLWSPLAASAGTVVERFVAMQAQEYAYALWATAQRRVPQYAALEDGAQQHAVPGAAGNSAADLASAVDRGEILRTHVLRPTWHFVAPADARWLLALTSPHIHRGNELYYRKAGLDAVTLARVHQVLSAELAGGRHRTRVQLQAALAAAGVEASGLRLTYAMMHAELEQLVISGTSMGKQRSYALFDERVPAGPNPDRASTLKLLAERFLATRGPVSIKDFAVWSGLPMADVRRGVASAVEDSPGRFEQVTVDGLQLWWEPGLTPSLAPSRPRVDLIQGYDEYVMSYFESKYLLFTPSAQRQKPAAALYHSVLIDSLLAATWRHVITAATAVIQIAPLRSLSPAEAAAVEAAVVDYGHFMGRPTVTEWLLP
- a CDS encoding FadR/GntR family transcriptional regulator codes for the protein MSAVETAMQGLRTKIASGELAPGQKCPPEGELATQLGVSRSSLREAIRAMSALGVMEARHGSGTYVSSLEPAEILKGFALLVDLFPFDSVLELFEIRRALESHAAAGAAAKTTPELMAELDDLVEKMEATDNSGDISDLDARFHEAICEAGGNLTLTGLMRLFRSRGRHFNVFDSTDGASVREASNKGHRDILEAIRNRDPASAATATAAHIAQTEYWLKKLRPEPQLDR
- a CDS encoding aminotransferase class V-fold PLP-dependent enzyme, with the protein product MATTLITAPAAMLTPTGQPALSDWSLTGDKIHLNHGSYGAVPRAAQEHQLALKARMDANPCTWFMGQAAALAGTRAEVADYLRVDADDLALVPNASAGVSVVYNSLTFPNGAQIVTTDHTYGAVLEGAHRVARECNGEVRIAVVPLDADAALSCELVMEQVTERTALIVIDQITSATARSFPVTEIARAAKELGIPVLVDGAHAPGALADPVPDFEGFWVGNLHKFACAPRGTAAVVARGPLREQLHPLIDSWGFPHAFPESFDHVGTQDITSWMAAKTSFDTIENRYGWDAVRSYSSALADYGQATIQDAFAAVTGEDATADVGMPVGHLRLVRLPRGLAATHEESHSVRAWISDTLNIETAITTFGGAGYLRLSSHVYNTAGDFEDFAERAVPELFRLAHNR
- a CDS encoding ABC transporter substrate-binding protein, whose product is MKKKLTAITALGVAAVLALSGCGGGDTAADGKVTLKMVESLTNPTRTETLKTLLAGFEKENPNITVDLISPPTDSADQKIQQMLQSGKGIDVVEARDITVGSFGANKWLYDMSSDLKDWDGWENLTENAVNYSKQDGKTYYIPYGFYGLSLFYRTDLVKDAGFSGPPASWQDLLEQSEKLNQPDSNKFGYAFRGGTNANSNAVAVIEAYTADQIDKENAFKLSNGKTIFSAPEAQTAMDDYLELFKKGSPPSSVAWGYPEMVQGFSNGSTAFLLQDPEVIATVKESKSIKADQWSVAPLLTGPTGKAIQPVATAGWGIAESSTAKPEAVKLIKYLSQGEPATQFSKDNSLVPILKSAAKDPYYSTGPWAAYVTMTENPETYISAVQPRGVAWWTEWIKKSDGELQRVLTGKMTTKELLASWDSYWTEKMAG
- a CDS encoding carbohydrate ABC transporter permease; protein product: MALNAEQDVVRGRKSAGAPPHTAYPRKKRFNSRTAMTMLAFMAPAAIFVGIFIYYPMISGSQMAFRNWNLNDLSDTSWVGWGNFIALFENPEFGTIVRNTVVWVVGSLVPQVVIGFALALFLKRKFRFRGAYQAFVFFPWAVSGFLIGMLFRWMFNAEFGVVNDLLMKVGLIQGPIPWLAEPGFAMTAIIVANIWYGVTFFAIMILAALQSVSEEMYEAAAIDGAGKIRTFFSITLPAISVTLGLTILLRIIWIFNFPDVIWAMTGGGPADQTHIITTYMIKITQEGDYGQASALGLIVVFTLMLFAAFYLMAVRPRKANR
- a CDS encoding carbohydrate ABC transporter permease; protein product: MSRTGKFIFLGLCLIVTIFPLYWIVVTSLKAPGTIYSLPLDYWPKEISFENYIGLFTKSDFGQYMINSLLVATVAATVATLISLLSAYVLARFQFSGRGWVLGAFLLTQMIPGFIALGPLYMMMTKFDLVDSKTGLILVYIAVCIPFCTIMLRGFFENVPDALEEAAMIDGCSRLSALFRVLVPVMMPGIAASFIFNFVNCWNELFLSVTLMNSDENKTIPTALAGFISSFNIDWGSMSAAAVLTVVPTLVIFAFASKFIVQGLTAGAVKG
- a CDS encoding response regulator codes for the protein MTSISPIRVALVDDQQLVRSGLGMLINSQPDLNVVLQAGNGIEALAGLSATAADVILMDVRMPGMDGLETTRKLMERTKAAPAGSWLAELKIVVLTTFDLDEYALAAIQAGASGFLLKDAPPEELLGAIRTVYAGDAVIAPSTTRRLLDHVAPMLSAPSPANDAHTAAVASLTGREHEVFVLIANGLSNPEIARQLFVSEATVKTHVGHILAKLNARDRVQVVVIAYETGIVTPR